AACACGTCCGACACCACTGGCAGTTCGGCGTGATCAGCCGCCACATACATACCGCACTGGTTCATCAGTACGGCCACCCCCAGCGTCTTGAGGGTCACGGTCTTGCCGCCCATGTTGGGACCGGTAATCAGCAGCAAACGGGTATCGCCCAGTGAGATGTTGTTGGACACCGCCCCGGCGATCAACGGATGGCGGGCGGCCTGCAGCTCGTAGCGGCCCTCTGGCGACGGCTCGGCGCGGTTCAGCCGCCAGTCGCGGGCCAGGGCGGCCTTGGCAGCGATCAGATCCAGCTCAGCGACCGTGTCCAGCGTCATCACGACAGCGTCATCTGAGGCCAGCAGGCCCGACAGCTCGGTCAGGATGCGGCGCACTTCGGCTTCTTCATCCAGGCGCAGGCGAGTCAGCTCATTGTTCAGGCTGGTCACGGCGGCAGGTTCCACGAAATACGTCTGTCCGGTGGCCGAAGCGTCCACGATAATCCCGTCCACCTGCCCTACCCGGCTGGCCTGCACCGGCAGCACGTAGCGGTCACGGCGCAGCGTCACAATGTTCTCTTGGAGGACGTCGGACCACTTTTCCAGGGTGCTTTGCAGGCGGTCACGGATGCGGCCCTGCAGCGGCTCGATGCGGCGGCGCAGATCCCGCAGGCGGGGGCTGGCTTCGTCGCGCAACTCGCCCTCGCGGGTCAGTGAGGACAGGTAGCGACTGACCAGCAGCGAGTGGTCACCCAGGCCCAGCGCCACCTCACGCAGCGGGCCACGTGAATTGGCGGCAATGGCCCGCCGCACCGTCATGGCTCCATCCAGCGAGTAGGCGACTTGTAGCAATTCCGGGCCACCCAGCACCCGTCCTTCAGCGGCGCGGGCGTGGAGGTCACGAATGTCGAAGATGCCACCCAGCGAGAGGCTGACCCCGAAGAGCGCGTCTTCCACTTCGTTCAGCTCGCGTGCAATCCGCCCGGCATCACTGCTGGGCTGCAGCGCCAAGCAGCGTTCCACCCCCAGGGCGGTGGCGGCACGCTGGGAGAGGGCCGCACGCACCTGGGGAAAGTCAAGGGCTGTCAGAGCAGAGTCCGCAAACATCGCCCGGTATCTTATCAGCGGTCCCCAGCCCCCGCCTGTGCCAAATGGCTTATTTCAGGGTCAGAGCTGCTCAGTCCCCTTCGGGATCAAAGGCGACCAGGGCATCGGGTTGCAGGAGATGTAAGCGGCCATCATTCATACTGAGCAGGCCCCGCGTCTGAAAGCGCTTGAGCGAACGTGACACGGTTTCACGGCTGGTGGCCATGCGCTCCATCAGCTCTGCATAGCCCAGCGGCAGAATGTGGGCATCGGCCAGGCCAGCCTTGAGGCGCTGTGCGTAAAGACCGCTTACGACATGCACCAGTGCGGCGTCGGTAGAGTGGCCCGCAGCGATCAGCTCGTCGTTCAGATCACAGACACGCTGGGCCAGAATACTGGCGAGGTTCCATAGCAGTGTGGGGTCACGCCGGGCAATCACCTCCAGGTGAGGACGGTGCAGCGCCAGCGTGGTGGTGGGCATCGTGGCAGTGACGGTAGCGCTGCGCTCACCGCCCAGAAGCAGGGCCGTCTCGCCCACCAGGTCGGGGGCATACAGTTCACTGACCGTCCGCTCCAGTTGCCCGCTGCCCAACCGCGAAATACGGACTGCGCCGGAGGTCAGCAGGTGCAGCAGCTCGCCGCCCCGGTCCTGCGTGAGCAAGACTTCACCAGGTGCATACTGGTAAGCGACCGCCACCCGCGCCACTTCACGAATAGCTTCTTCGCCAGCGCCAGCAAAAAGTGGGTTCTGGCGCAGTTTTTCTGCAACGGACATCCTCTGTAGTGTACTGAGGACACCTTACAAATTATTTGCACAGAACTTTCAGCAAAGATTAAGGGGTGGCCTGAGGCAGCGAAGGCAAGGCTTCCTGCCACCCTTCCAGGTTCTCGCTGAGGCTCTCACCCAGATTCTCTGGCAGGGCGTCCAGTTGCTGCTGTACTTGATTCTGCAACTGTTGCTGCGCCGCCTCGCGGGCCGTGTCCAGCGCTTCCTTGGCCTGTTCCTGCACCGTATTCAGATCAGGCAGCGGCACTGTATCTAGAATCGGAAGGGATGGCAGTGCGAAAGGATCGCTGGTGTCTGCGTCTGTCGCTGGCTGCTCCTGCACTGGCTCAGGGGCTGGATCTGCCGCCCCATCACTGGACTCTTCGGGTTCGGCAGTGGGGACTTCCTCAGAATGGGCCGGCTCGGCGGGCTGTGGTTGTGGAGCGGGAGTGGGGGCAGCCTGAGCTACGGGCGGCGTCGGTAAGGGCGTCACCTGGGTTTGGGGTTGGACCTGAGTGCTGACACCACTTTCCTCAAGATCTTCGGTTCGGAATGCCATTTCCACCCGCCGCACCGTGGCAAAGGTAATGCCGGCTGGCACGGAGAAAGTCTGCGGCTCACGCCCGGCCAATATCCCACTGACTGCCCGCTGCCAGATCGGTGTAGGCACCGTACCACTGTAGGCCCAATCTGGAAGCGGCTGATTGTCCTCGCGGCCCACCCAGACGGCTCCAGCAGCGCCCGGCACCACGCCCGCAAACCACAGGTCGCGGATATCGTTGGTGGTTCCAGTTTTGCCCCCCACCGGCCAGCCGTCAATCTGGGCCAGCGTAGCCAGGCCGCCCTGCTCAGCGCTCAGGTCCCCCACCACCCCCATCAGCATATCCAGCCCCAGATAAGCCGTCTGTTCGTCCCAGACGCGAATGGCCGGGACTTGTGGACGCTGATAAACCACGGCGCCGCGTTCATCGATCACCTGCCGCACGAAGCTGGGCGGGCGATACAAGCCGCCGTTCGCAAACGCCGCATAAGCCGAGGCCACTTGCAAAGGGCTGGCCTCCAGCGTGCCGATACTGAGACTCAGGCCCAGGTCCGGCTGCACCCGGAAGCCCAGTTCGGTCAGTTTGCCTTCAAGGTTAGTCAGTCCTACTTCCTGCGCCAGCCGCACGGTGGGCAGGTTCAGTGAGTGGTCAAGGGCGTAGCGCAGTGTGACCGGATAACCCAGCCAGCGGCCATCGTAGTTCTTGGGCTGATATTCACCGTCCAGCGGAGAATCCATCACGGTATCGCTCTGCTTCCAGCCCTGCGCCAGCGCCTGCGTATAGACGAACGGCTTGATGGAACTGCCCATCTGACGGCGTGACTGTGTGGCATTGTCCCAGTCGGCGGGCCGACCGCTGCCCAATTGCTGACCGACCAGGGCCGTAACCTCACCCGTAGCCGGATCTACATAAGCCATACCCAGGGTGGCCCCTTCGGGAAGCTCGGCCTCGCGGGCAGCGGCTTCAGCAGCTCGCTGCGCATCTAGGTCCAGCCCAGTGATGATCCGCGCACTGGCATAGGCCTCCTGACGGCCCAGCTGTGCAACCAGTTCACGCTCTACGGCCTGAAGGTAGTGAAAGGCCACCTGCGGCAGTTGGGCGGGTAGATTTTCCTCCAGACGTTCTGGTTTCTCCAGCGCCGCACTACTCACGGTGCCGTCTTCGTTCCAGCCGATCCGCCAGCCTGCTGGATAAATGGGCGTACGCCAGGCCTGATCTGCCTGGGCCTGCGTGACCACTCCGTCTTCTACCATGCGTTCCAGCAGGCCGCGGGCCAACGGACGGTACTCCTCAAATGCACGGTAACGGCTGTTGGGTGCGGGAATCAGCGTGGCCAGATAGACACTTTCGGCCAGGTTCAACTCGGAAGCGGCTTTGCCGAAATAGGCGTGCGCCGCCTGGTCAATGCCCACGATGGACCGCCGCTCGGTCTTGCCCCAGTACACCACGTTCAGATAGGCCGCCAGAATCTGCTGCTTGGAGAAATTCTTCTCTACCCGGTAGGCCAGCACGGCTTCTTTGAACTTGCGCTCTAGCGTGCGCGCCGAGTTCAGATCGGTCAGTAGGGTATTTTTGACCAGCTGCTGGGTGATGGAACTGCCACCTTCCAGGTCATTGAAAAACAGACCCTTGAGCAGACCGCGCCCAATGCCGATGATGTCTAGGCCGCTGTGGGTATTGAAACGGCGGTCTTCGCTGGACACCACTGCTTTGCGCAGCGGCTGGCTGATCTCACCGAGTTCCAGCAGATCGCCGCTCATCAGCGCACCGCTGCTGAGGCTGGGAGTCAGCACTCCGATCAAGCGGTTCTTGCGGTCATAAACCCGCGTTTCGCCGCCCAGAGCCAGCAAATCCACATCCTGCACACTGGGGAGATCACGGGTCCACATCACGTATAACGCGGCAAAACCAGCCCCGGCCAGCAAACAGGCCAGGACCAGGACACCTAAAATTCGGGAAAGCCAGACTCGGCGCATGTTGGGTTTAGCCTAGCGTCCCAGAGTGAGAGGGGCGAGAAAAGGCAGGGGCTGCTGCCCCCAATAAAAAAGCCACCTCGTAGGGTGGCCCGGCTAACATCTCTTCAGCTCAGACGCGGGGGCGGCGCAGTTCGTCGCGGATTTCGGCCAGCAGTTTCTCCTCGTTGCTGGGTTCGTCTACCGGAGCCTGCTGGCCGCGCTTGAGTCGCTCGTTCATCATGTTCATGGGCTGGACCACGAAGAAATACAGCACGGCGGCCGTCAGCAAGAAGCTGATCAGGGCACTGATAAAGGAGCCGTAATCCAGCACGATGGCTTCCTGGGTCGCCGTAGCAGCACGCAGGGTGATGGCGCCAGCCACATCGCCGCCGCCCACCAGCTGAATCAGAGGCGTTAGGAACGCCTTAGTAAAGGCCTCCACCAGGCCATTAAACGCAGCGCCAATAACCACACCGACGGCCAGGTCAACCACATTGCCACGCATTACAAAGTCACGAAAACCTTTTAACATGAGCGGAAATATGTCATGAACACCACAAGATGGAATGTGAAATTCACCACATCACGAAGGCGGCAGTTTCAGCTCACTTGCTGGCCCTTTTGACCTCATGCTGCGGCCTGACGCTCCCGCTTCATTTGCCAGCCCTGACCTTTACGCACAGTTTTACGGCATTTGACAGCGTAGGGACTCCATTCCTCCCCGATCAATACACCTGGCACTGGAACCTTCAATGCTCCGCAGGAGCGAACTGCTCTAGAGACTGTCTGGAAAATCGCGGAGGTACGTCCACTTCCGGGGGTTGTATGTGAGCGGACTGGTACGGCTCCGCAGGAGAGCGAGGAGACATACAGTGGCTTGGACCTCACGGCCACGTTCCGGATGATCTCTAGGCCCGGCCCCGCTCTTCTTTGACTGCGTGGGCGCTGACACCCCACTGCGGCCCACTGCTCAGTGCGCCTTCCAGAATCACACGGGCCAATTCACCCAGGGTAGCTCCCCCAGGCCGGATATCCATCTTCAGGTCGGCGCGTAGCTCGGTAAGGCTGAGGTCGTCCAGCATC
The sequence above is a segment of the Deinococcus radiophilus genome. Coding sequences within it:
- a CDS encoding Crp/Fnr family transcriptional regulator, which encodes MSVAEKLRQNPLFAGAGEEAIREVARVAVAYQYAPGEVLLTQDRGGELLHLLTSGAVRISRLGSGQLERTVSELYAPDLVGETALLLGGERSATVTATMPTTTLALHRPHLEVIARRDPTLLWNLASILAQRVCDLNDELIAAGHSTDAALVHVVSGLYAQRLKAGLADAHILPLGYAELMERMATSRETVSRSLKRFQTRGLLSMNDGRLHLLQPDALVAFDPEGD
- a CDS encoding transglycosylase domain-containing protein; the encoded protein is MRRVWLSRILGVLVLACLLAGAGFAALYVMWTRDLPSVQDVDLLALGGETRVYDRKNRLIGVLTPSLSSGALMSGDLLELGEISQPLRKAVVSSEDRRFNTHSGLDIIGIGRGLLKGLFFNDLEGGSSITQQLVKNTLLTDLNSARTLERKFKEAVLAYRVEKNFSKQQILAAYLNVVYWGKTERRSIVGIDQAAHAYFGKAASELNLAESVYLATLIPAPNSRYRAFEEYRPLARGLLERMVEDGVVTQAQADQAWRTPIYPAGWRIGWNEDGTVSSAALEKPERLEENLPAQLPQVAFHYLQAVERELVAQLGRQEAYASARIITGLDLDAQRAAEAAAREAELPEGATLGMAYVDPATGEVTALVGQQLGSGRPADWDNATQSRRQMGSSIKPFVYTQALAQGWKQSDTVMDSPLDGEYQPKNYDGRWLGYPVTLRYALDHSLNLPTVRLAQEVGLTNLEGKLTELGFRVQPDLGLSLSIGTLEASPLQVASAYAAFANGGLYRPPSFVRQVIDERGAVVYQRPQVPAIRVWDEQTAYLGLDMLMGVVGDLSAEQGGLATLAQIDGWPVGGKTGTTNDIRDLWFAGVVPGAAGAVWVGREDNQPLPDWAYSGTVPTPIWQRAVSGILAGREPQTFSVPAGITFATVRRVEMAFRTEDLEESGVSTQVQPQTQVTPLPTPPVAQAAPTPAPQPQPAEPAHSEEVPTAEPEESSDGAADPAPEPVQEQPATDADTSDPFALPSLPILDTVPLPDLNTVQEQAKEALDTAREAAQQQLQNQVQQQLDALPENLGESLSENLEGWQEALPSLPQATP
- the mscL gene encoding large conductance mechanosensitive channel protein MscL, which gives rise to MLKGFRDFVMRGNVVDLAVGVVIGAAFNGLVEAFTKAFLTPLIQLVGGGDVAGAITLRAATATQEAIVLDYGSFISALISFLLTAAVLYFFVVQPMNMMNERLKRGQQAPVDEPSNEEKLLAEIRDELRRPRV